In Oryctolagus cuniculus chromosome 18, mOryCun1.1, whole genome shotgun sequence, the DNA window GCGTGGTGGCGCCTGTGGCCGCGAGGAATAAGTGAGGCGCTCTTGCTAGCTTTCCCGGGTTTCGTGCGTCAGACACTACGGTGACGAGCAGAGAAAGGATGCGGGTGGGCGGTGTTTGTGCTTGGAAATATTTCACATTGCTGAATAAGCCTCCGCACAGAGGGGAACTGCGGCCTGGTGAGAGGTGGGCTTTGCTGGAGGTCGCGTGTCGAATTAGGCGCGGGCAGTCCCCGGAGCCCGGTGTTAACTCCGCACGCAACTCTGCTCCTGGCCGCCCCTGCATTTGTTGCACCATTGTCGCGGGCTAGAGTCcggctctcctctgctctcccccgAGGCGCCTGGGACCTCAAAAATGCGCGTGTATGTGGCTCAGATGGAGTAGCCCAGACCCCAGGATAAGGGGGTGTGTGGTTTCCTGGGTTGGCGACACCCCCACCGCTGCCATGAACATCCTCCCCAGCCCCATTTCGACAGCCACTTTCGAAATAACCACAACGTTGGGATTGGTCCCATTCTTTATTGGCATTCCctgcccccggcccagccccacttCGTCGCCGGCCAGCTAGGTGCGGCTGCAGGGGTTCGCGGTAGAGCCCAGTTTGCGGCAGTAGCAGAAGGCGTTGAAGAAGCGGCAGTAGCACGTGGCACACGGGTCGCAGCACGGAACCTGCTGGCCCAGACAGGACTCGTGCAGCCTTACGCAGCGGCGCGGGGAGCGAGGCTCGCGGTCTTGCGGGTCTAGCACCTGAACAGGTAGGGAAGCAGGAAAGTGAGCACCGGCCTCCAAGAGCAAGTCCAGGGACCTCCGCCACCGCAGCCAGGCAGGATGCGCACCGAGCCTGGGAAGTGGTGGTGGCGAGGGGaccaggaggctggggaggagggatggCCCCTGATGCCCCCTGCAGAGACTGGCCACGTTTCCCCTTTCGCTGAGCTGTTACCTCTGTCAGGGCCTCGGCCTCCTGCAACAGAGCCTCTTCTGCCGGTTCTGCGTTCGTCACCTTCAGCGGGGCCTgaaggccctggcctggggcagaggAGGTGAGGGCAGGACTCCCTCATGCACAAATTACCcgcctcccagggctggcattgggaagggggagagaggggctaACACCAGGTGGCCGATCTGTGGCCAGAGAGTATCCGGGCCCCCACCAACCCCACACCTGTGCATACTGACCTGGGAGCTGGGAGaacagggcctggtcaggccttCTGATGCCCTCCAGTGGGGGCAGGCCCACCTGGGCCCCCTGCACAGAGGGCAGTGCCAGCAGCAGGGCACAGCTCAGCAGCACTGTGGTCAACATGGCCTGGTGCGGCAGGAAGACCCACCACTTAGTCCTCCTCCCCCGTGAAGTTCCCTCCAGGGGCCCAGCAAAAGGCCTCGGGGGAGCAGAAGTCCCCACCCACCCCAAGGACTTACCCCTGCTTGCTGGATCCTTGCCGACAGCATTCCCAGCCACCCCGGGGCCTCGGTTTATATGGCAGGATCTCATGAGGCACCCCCACGTGACagctccctgcagagaaaggccCTCCCCGCGGCGGGGGAGTACTGTTCGGGCCTTCCTCCTTGCAACCTGAGCCTTGGGGCTCTACAAGAGGGGTACCCATCTCCAATATGGGGTGAGCCAATTAAAGTGTGAGAACAAGATAGGGTGCCCAGGGCCCCTAAATGTCCACGGGATGGTGATCTAGgggtggaccaggctggagccattAGCAATAACGAAGCAAACAGCCCTGAGAGCCTAATTTAATTTGTGGCCCTGGAGCTGCTCACTTAGCCCCTACACGGTGTGTTTCCTTTGCTTCCAGGAACTGAGGTCGAGGGTGTGGACGGGGGTGATGGGATGCAACCGCTGCAGGGCAGGAGTGGGCTATGGACCAGACCCCAGGTTTCTCTGGATGAAAGAGGGGAGGAAAGAAGCCATGTAGCCAACTCCAGGCTGTCCTGACTGTGTCCCTGACCCTGTCtaccctcccccttctctctgcgGGCTTCTCCCAAGACCCCCCACCTCTACTCCTGTCCCCAGACTCTTTCCGCCTAAGGTTCCTGGAAACCAAAGCAGCAGAACGGACTGTTCCCTGGGTGGGCAAGCAGCTCCAGGGTACAAAG includes these proteins:
- the AGRP gene encoding agouti-related protein, encoding MLTTVLLSCALLLALPSVQGAQVGLPPLEGIRRPDQALFSQLPGQGLQAPLKVTNAEPAEEALLQEAEALTEVLDPQDREPRSPRRCVRLHESCLGQQVPCCDPCATCYCRFFNAFCYCRKLGSTANPCSRT